Proteins co-encoded in one Metabacillus sp. KUDC1714 genomic window:
- a CDS encoding PepSY-associated TM helix domain-containing protein codes for MLKAKQIENEKQTNSSLYKTVWRWHFYAGLILAPFLIILAVTGSIYLYKPQIENVIYKDFYEVVPKGERVSASEQINEVKKQYPDAVVTMYRPGESEDRSSEVSIMNLEESLTIFSDPYTGKIIGELNNDERIMNKIEEFHGELMAGTLGDRIVELAACWAVILVITGFYLWIPKKKFTINGVLVPRFNKGRKILVRDLHAVPAYWIMVGMLFLIMTGLPWSGFWGSNFQNIATQSGMGYPPSIWTGSAPISTIKTKDIADVPWAAENLDIPSSEVDGFIPLSIDEVVTIADREGIDPSYTIYLPSEPTGVYTLSAYPPKAQDEITMHVDQYTGAVLSDYRYDNYGFVGKIVAMGITLHKGTQFGWFNQLISLIICWGIIFVSMSGYYLWLVRKKKHDISAPKAPSARKIRAFFILLIVLGILFPLVGLSLIIIWLIDWLLIQRIPRLKKIFNA; via the coding sequence ATGCTGAAAGCAAAGCAAATAGAAAATGAAAAGCAAACTAATTCCTCTCTATATAAAACGGTATGGAGGTGGCACTTTTACGCAGGTCTTATCCTCGCACCTTTTCTTATTATTCTAGCTGTTACCGGTTCAATATATTTATATAAACCTCAAATAGAGAATGTTATCTATAAAGATTTTTATGAGGTGGTTCCAAAAGGGGAGAGGGTTTCAGCATCAGAACAAATTAATGAAGTAAAAAAACAATACCCTGATGCTGTTGTGACAATGTATCGGCCTGGAGAATCAGAAGATCGTTCTAGTGAAGTAAGTATTATGAATCTTGAAGAATCACTTACGATCTTTAGTGACCCTTATACAGGAAAAATAATAGGAGAATTAAATAACGACGAACGAATTATGAACAAAATTGAAGAGTTCCATGGTGAGTTAATGGCTGGGACACTAGGTGACCGGATCGTTGAATTGGCGGCTTGTTGGGCAGTCATTCTCGTTATTACTGGATTTTATTTGTGGATTCCCAAAAAGAAATTTACGATTAATGGGGTGCTTGTTCCACGATTTAATAAAGGAAGAAAGATTCTCGTTAGAGACTTGCATGCTGTTCCTGCATACTGGATTATGGTAGGAATGCTTTTTTTAATTATGACAGGACTACCCTGGTCAGGATTTTGGGGAAGTAATTTTCAAAATATAGCAACTCAGTCTGGAATGGGATATCCACCTTCTATTTGGACTGGTAGTGCTCCAATTTCAACTATCAAAACAAAGGACATAGCAGATGTACCATGGGCTGCTGAGAACTTAGACATACCTTCTTCTGAAGTAGATGGATTTATTCCATTATCAATAGATGAAGTTGTCACAATAGCAGATCGGGAAGGAATTGATCCGAGCTACACAATTTATCTTCCTAGTGAGCCAACAGGAGTGTACACACTATCAGCTTATCCACCAAAAGCGCAGGATGAGATTACGATGCATGTTGATCAGTATACAGGAGCAGTTTTATCTGACTATCGTTACGATAATTATGGATTTGTCGGAAAGATAGTGGCTATGGGAATTACCTTACATAAAGGTACGCAGTTTGGGTGGTTTAATCAACTTATTAGTCTTATAATCTGCTGGGGAATTATTTTTGTATCTATGAGTGGCTATTATCTTTGGCTTGTTCGAAAAAAGAAACATGATATTAGTGCACCTAAAGCACCTAGTGCAAGGAAAATAAGAGCATTTTTCATTCTATTAATTGTACTTGGTATTTTATTCCCATTGGTTGGATTGTCTCTTATTATCATTTGGTTAATAGATTGGTTGTTGATTCAAAGGATCCCAAGATTAAAGAAGATTTTTAATGCTTAA
- a CDS encoding MFS transporter, which produces MKKTNGQTSVLVLSTVSMIVSFTVWSVFAPIATEIQKIYELSITQKSILIATPVLLGSVMRIPMGILTDRYGGRRVFALTMLLLILPMVGAGFTDTFAMLLFWAFFIGMAGTTFAISITYVSKWYPPEKQGLILGIAGMGNLGSAVANFLIPSIFSSYGLSWVFWSLSIAMACMAILFWVGTKDVQVTSKHKTLKESLSVLKFKETWYLSVFYFLTFGTFVTFSIYLPTFLNDLFSISALEAGIITAIFVVLATLIRPIGGYLSDRFGAKGLLTLVFSGVTLCGMFIAFTMENFLFFSINCLIISILVGIGNGAVFKMVPEISNGNTGAVTGIVGAIGGVGGFFPPIILGMTKDLAGDYVLGFLLLSILSLFCLILNHKGVNKTSIKVSAQKSA; this is translated from the coding sequence ATGAAGAAAACAAATGGTCAAACATCGGTATTAGTTTTATCAACTGTGTCAATGATTGTCTCATTTACCGTATGGTCGGTTTTTGCACCGATTGCAACAGAAATTCAAAAAATTTATGAGTTAAGTATTACTCAAAAAAGCATTCTTATTGCTACCCCAGTATTACTGGGGTCTGTAATGCGTATTCCAATGGGGATTTTAACTGATCGATATGGCGGGAGAAGAGTTTTTGCGCTGACTATGTTACTGCTAATCTTACCCATGGTTGGAGCAGGTTTTACAGATACTTTTGCCATGTTGTTATTTTGGGCATTTTTTATCGGGATGGCAGGAACAACCTTTGCTATTTCCATAACCTATGTATCCAAATGGTATCCTCCAGAAAAACAAGGTTTGATCTTAGGAATTGCAGGGATGGGGAATTTAGGATCAGCTGTAGCAAATTTCTTGATACCATCCATTTTTAGCTCTTATGGTCTTTCATGGGTGTTTTGGAGCCTATCTATTGCTATGGCATGTATGGCAATTCTTTTCTGGGTAGGAACAAAAGATGTACAAGTAACAAGTAAACATAAGACTTTAAAGGAATCTCTTTCCGTATTAAAATTTAAAGAAACATGGTATTTATCGGTTTTTTACTTCCTTACATTTGGAACATTTGTGACTTTCAGTATTTATTTACCTACATTTTTGAATGATCTCTTTAGTATTTCAGCCCTTGAAGCTGGAATTATAACAGCTATATTTGTCGTATTGGCGACGCTTATACGTCCAATTGGTGGCTATCTTTCCGATCGTTTTGGAGCAAAAGGATTGTTGACTCTAGTTTTTAGTGGAGTAACATTATGTGGAATGTTCATTGCTTTTACAATGGAAAACTTCCTTTTCTTTAGTATAAATTGTTTGATCATTTCTATATTGGTAGGGATTGGAAATGGTGCAGTTTTCAAAATGGTACCTGAAATCTCTAATGGAAATACAGGTGCGGTAACAGGGATTGTCGGGGCAATTGGAGGAGTTGGAGGCTTTTTTCCACCAATTATCCTTGGAATGACAAAAGATTTAGCGGGAGATTATGTTTTAGGTTTTCTACTATTATCTATTCTCTCCCTTTTTTGCTTAATCCTTAATCATAAGGGAGTTAATAAAACAAGTATAAAAGTAAGTGCACAGAAAAGTGCATAA
- a CDS encoding response regulator, producing the protein MKRYSVVIADDHPLAREGIRSVLETNETFYVVGEASDGHEAFELCKELLPQLLLLDINMPRLNGLEAVRKIRKAFPRIQVVMLTVSDDVKDLFTAIQFGAQGYLLKNMEQDDWIEYLLALVGDHTEVSREIASRLLYRFRVVEDNIEEPSPLSLTPRECEILSRVALGETNKQIAQRFVISENTVKNHIKNLLEKLHLENRVQLASYAFRHGLVAE; encoded by the coding sequence ATGAAGCGTTATAGTGTAGTCATTGCTGATGATCATCCACTAGCAAGAGAAGGAATTCGAAGTGTGCTAGAAACAAATGAAACTTTTTATGTTGTAGGGGAAGCATCAGATGGCCATGAAGCATTTGAACTCTGTAAAGAACTACTACCTCAGTTGCTGCTTCTTGATATAAACATGCCAAGATTAAATGGACTTGAAGCAGTTAGAAAAATTAGGAAAGCTTTTCCTAGAATACAAGTTGTAATGTTAACCGTTTCCGATGATGTAAAAGATTTGTTTACAGCCATTCAATTCGGTGCACAAGGTTATTTACTAAAAAATATGGAGCAAGATGACTGGATCGAGTACCTTCTTGCTCTTGTTGGAGATCATACAGAAGTCTCACGAGAAATTGCTAGCCGTTTGTTATATCGTTTTAGAGTTGTAGAAGATAACATCGAAGAACCTAGTCCATTATCTTTAACACCACGGGAATGTGAAATCCTTTCTAGGGTAGCACTTGGTGAAACCAATAAACAAATAGCCCAGCGATTTGTCATTTCAGAAAATACAGTAAAGAATCATATAAAGAACCTTCTAGAGAAACTTCATCTTGAGAACCGTGTACAGCTTGCTTCTTATGCTTTTAGGCATGGTTTAGTAGCAGAGTAA
- a CDS encoding MerR family transcriptional regulator, with amino-acid sequence MDNNLILIKEFSKLTGITRKALYLYDNHNILKPVFIHPDNGYRYYDQNQLLTAKRINLFKQAGFTLNEIREIMDGKLLDDEINNLIEEKLHLEMEKIKAANQAIDQLENLRNMITNPNNVVKKAYLKSIIVYEYNLEPNENICVALNHSEEFIKELNVRAKERIIKYKLTDNQIYPVSIALQVENKELNQSVITSYFGYETTQFYSEINPYQEESVLKIKEIMENSELELSGSYIYERILNPDDYLYSSKRLSIFIFPSK; translated from the coding sequence GTGGATAATAATTTAATTCTAATAAAAGAGTTTAGCAAATTAACTGGCATAACTCGAAAGGCTTTGTATTTATATGATAATCATAATATTTTGAAACCTGTATTTATTCATCCGGATAATGGTTATCGATATTATGATCAGAATCAGCTATTAACTGCTAAACGAATAAATTTGTTTAAACAGGCAGGATTCACTTTGAATGAAATCAGAGAAATTATGGATGGGAAATTATTAGATGATGAAATAAATAATTTAATAGAAGAAAAGCTTCACCTAGAAATGGAAAAGATAAAAGCTGCTAATCAAGCAATAGATCAATTAGAGAACCTCCGCAATATGATTACTAACCCAAATAACGTGGTTAAAAAAGCGTATTTAAAATCAATTATTGTATATGAATACAATTTAGAACCAAATGAAAATATATGTGTGGCGCTGAATCATTCAGAAGAATTTATTAAAGAACTAAATGTTAGAGCTAAAGAAAGAATTATCAAGTATAAACTGACAGATAATCAAATATACCCTGTTAGCATAGCTTTACAAGTAGAAAATAAGGAATTAAATCAATCAGTAATCACAAGTTATTTTGGTTATGAAACGACACAGTTTTATTCTGAAATCAATCCTTATCAAGAAGAGTCAGTATTAAAGATAAAAGAAATAATGGAAAATAGCGAATTAGAATTGTCTGGATCATATATATATGAACGAATATTAAACCCTGACGATTATCTATATTCATCAAAGCGCCTTTCGATATTTATTTTTCCTTCTAAGTAG
- a CDS encoding SDR family oxidoreductase: MNNESQKTRKVALVVGANGVIGRNLIDHLITLPDWDVIGVSRRGGKSVDRVRYVAADLLNIDDTREKLSGLTEVTHIFYAAYQDRPTWAELVQPNLAMLVNTVEAIEPIAAGLKHVSLMQGYKVYGAHLGPFKTPARETDANHMPPEFNVDQQDFLEQRQTGKDWTWSALRPSVVCGFSLGNPMNLAMVIAIYASISKELGLPLRFPGKPGAYDSLLEMTDAGLLAKATVWAATEERCANQAFNITNGDLFRWNELWPKIAHYFGLETAPPLQMSLDVVMADKEQLWNKIVEKHGLAQHSYKDVSSWQFGDFVFSWDYDFFADGTKARRLGFHEYVDTEAMFMNIFDDFRKRKVIP, translated from the coding sequence ATGAATAATGAATCCCAAAAAACACGCAAAGTTGCCTTGGTCGTAGGTGCAAATGGTGTCATCGGTCGCAACCTCATTGATCACCTTATTACTCTCCCTGATTGGGACGTGATCGGCGTATCGCGACGAGGCGGAAAATCTGTTGACCGTGTCCGGTATGTGGCTGCGGATCTCCTCAATATCGACGACACCCGCGAGAAATTAAGTGGATTAACTGAGGTAACACACATCTTCTATGCCGCCTATCAGGACCGTCCAACTTGGGCCGAACTTGTTCAACCCAACCTCGCCATGCTAGTGAACACTGTAGAAGCGATCGAGCCAATCGCGGCAGGGTTAAAACATGTCAGTTTGATGCAGGGATACAAGGTATACGGCGCACATCTCGGCCCGTTCAAGACCCCGGCTCGTGAGACAGACGCTAACCATATGCCGCCAGAGTTCAATGTTGATCAGCAAGATTTCTTAGAACAAAGGCAAACAGGTAAGGATTGGACTTGGTCTGCGCTCCGTCCTTCTGTAGTCTGCGGATTCTCGCTTGGAAATCCGATGAACCTCGCCATGGTTATTGCGATCTATGCGTCAATTTCGAAGGAGCTTGGACTTCCGCTGCGGTTTCCGGGAAAACCGGGTGCTTATGACAGCCTATTGGAGATGACAGATGCGGGGCTTCTTGCGAAGGCAACAGTATGGGCAGCGACTGAAGAGCGTTGTGCCAATCAGGCATTCAACATCACGAATGGCGACCTGTTCCGCTGGAATGAATTATGGCCGAAAATTGCTCACTACTTCGGATTGGAAACAGCGCCTCCGCTGCAGATGTCACTGGACGTTGTCATGGCGGACAAGGAGCAACTTTGGAATAAAATAGTTGAGAAACATGGGCTTGCTCAGCATTCCTATAAAGACGTTTCCTCCTGGCAATTCGGTGATTTTGTGTTCTCTTGGGATTACGATTTCTTCGCCGACGGAACTAAGGCCCGTCGCTTAGGTTTTCATGAATATGTCGATACCGAAGCGATGTTTATGAACATCTTCGACGACTTCCGTAAACGCAAAGTTATCCCATAA
- a CDS encoding FixH family protein produces the protein MRKKFISILTMLFVFLLSACSNQQAVEKLYAQESPLKIEVFIPESFSANKKETIKVQLKQDGKPLKEADYVHFEIWNQEGSVYYSMESAIAEGNGIYSLSKDLDVEGLYFIKVHASNNGSIITPQKQFVVGKLTENDEKFLNKGTKLEIEGHEHHH, from the coding sequence ATGAGGAAAAAATTTATATCTATACTAACTATGTTATTTGTATTTTTATTAAGTGCATGTTCTAATCAACAGGCTGTCGAAAAGCTATATGCACAGGAATCCCCCCTTAAAATAGAAGTGTTTATTCCGGAGTCGTTCTCTGCTAATAAAAAAGAGACCATAAAGGTACAGCTAAAACAAGATGGAAAACCATTGAAAGAAGCCGATTATGTCCATTTTGAGATTTGGAATCAAGAGGGTTCGGTCTATTATTCAATGGAATCAGCTATTGCAGAAGGAAACGGTATATATAGTTTAAGCAAGGATCTAGATGTAGAAGGTCTTTATTTTATTAAAGTACATGCTAGTAACAATGGTTCTATCATCACACCACAAAAGCAATTTGTTGTAGGAAAGTTAACTGAAAATGATGAGAAATTTTTAAATAAGGGAACAAAACTAGAAATCGAAGGCCATGAACATCACCACTAA
- a CDS encoding sensor histidine kinase — MTYRILQLLTIILPTLLIGGFEYIRHEFLLGHLSMETGNLYITILTFILSLLFSFWVFRMIRTTNDKLVEEQSKRAVYEERERLARELHDGIAQSLFFLNIKLKQGDIKAASRAVSVIDNDMRQAIFNLRSKPEVNDSLSNRLSKWLSEWSSITGIDIEEKIDIPYNSFSVKEEVQIFAIIQEAFTNIRKHSGSSNALIEIKGTQDKWKIKIADDGNGIDTKKSNERKYGLSMMQERAKQLGAKFEIIKRKMGGTEIIVTKENNQ, encoded by the coding sequence ATGACTTATCGCATTTTACAGTTGCTAACTATTATTTTGCCTACACTATTAATTGGGGGTTTCGAATATATTCGTCATGAATTTCTTTTGGGACACTTATCGATGGAGACAGGAAATTTATATATTACAATCCTTACTTTTATACTCTCCCTTTTGTTTTCTTTTTGGGTGTTTCGTATGATAAGAACTACAAATGATAAACTAGTTGAGGAACAGTCAAAACGCGCTGTATATGAAGAACGGGAGAGACTTGCACGTGAGCTTCACGATGGAATTGCTCAATCACTATTCTTTCTTAATATTAAATTGAAGCAAGGTGACATTAAAGCCGCCTCCCGTGCTGTTTCGGTCATTGATAATGATATGCGTCAGGCTATATTTAACCTTCGATCAAAACCTGAAGTAAACGATTCATTAAGCAACAGACTCTCGAAGTGGCTTTCAGAATGGAGTTCTATAACTGGAATAGATATAGAAGAAAAAATAGATATTCCCTACAATAGCTTTTCTGTAAAAGAAGAGGTTCAGATCTTCGCTATTATCCAAGAGGCTTTCACCAACATTAGGAAACATTCTGGTTCCTCTAATGCACTGATTGAAATTAAGGGAACACAAGATAAATGGAAAATTAAAATTGCCGATGATGGTAATGGAATTGATACGAAAAAGAGTAACGAAAGGAAATATGGATTATCTATGATGCAGGAACGGGCAAAACAATTAGGTGCAAAATTTGAAATTATAAAAAGGAAAATGGGTGGAACAGAAATAATCGTAACAAAGGAGAACAACCAATGA
- a CDS encoding phosphate/phosphite/phosphonate ABC transporter substrate-binding protein — protein MMKILSKFFLTVGLISTLAACGNGASSSSSASADTANKGWPEELTLVQMPNENNPNAASMHTALRDHLSKELGIEVKEFEGGSYAVGIEALASGNLDVMLASPMSYYQANQLAGAELLVTPQVEGYEYYTAFITKKDNKEINNMEDLKGKNFAFVNAASSSGYLYPKGTLVQEFNLDPDSVEQSGYFFENVTFSESHPNSVMGVMMGDFDAAAVAIGQLDSMIEAGTIKEDDFKIIGQTQNIPDASYIVRGDLPEDFKNALKDAFVSFEDEKYFEAVHNDPKARFIATEQDYYDPTIEMLDAINALEEEAK, from the coding sequence ATGATGAAAATATTATCAAAATTCTTTCTAACAGTAGGACTTATATCCACTTTAGCAGCGTGTGGGAATGGAGCGAGTTCATCATCTTCTGCTTCCGCTGATACAGCAAACAAGGGGTGGCCAGAAGAACTGACGTTAGTTCAAATGCCTAATGAAAACAATCCAAATGCAGCTTCTATGCATACAGCATTGAGAGATCACCTTTCTAAAGAATTAGGAATTGAAGTGAAAGAATTTGAAGGTGGCAGCTATGCTGTTGGAATTGAAGCTCTAGCAAGTGGGAATTTAGATGTTATGCTCGCTAGTCCAATGAGCTATTACCAAGCAAATCAACTGGCGGGAGCGGAATTGTTAGTTACTCCTCAAGTAGAGGGCTATGAATATTACACGGCTTTTATTACTAAAAAGGATAATAAAGAAATCAACAATATGGAGGATTTAAAAGGAAAGAACTTCGCGTTTGTTAATGCAGCCTCTTCTTCAGGATATCTTTATCCAAAAGGAACCCTGGTTCAAGAGTTTAATCTAGATCCAGATTCAGTTGAGCAGTCAGGCTACTTTTTTGAAAATGTTACCTTTTCAGAATCTCATCCAAATAGTGTCATGGGTGTAATGATGGGTGACTTTGATGCAGCGGCAGTGGCTATTGGTCAGCTTGATAGTATGATTGAGGCAGGAACAATTAAGGAAGATGACTTCAAAATTATCGGACAAACACAGAACATTCCTGATGCTTCTTATATTGTTCGCGGAGATTTACCTGAAGATTTTAAAAATGCCTTAAAGGATGCGTTTGTATCATTTGAAGATGAGAAATATTTTGAAGCCGTCCATAATGATCCAAAGGCTCGTTTTATAGCTACTGAACAAGACTATTATGATCCTACTATTGAAATGCTAGATGCTATTAATGCGTTAGAGGAAGAAGCGAAATGA
- a CDS encoding winged helix-turn-helix transcriptional regulator → MKNHDKIYNTAVEATLEVIGGKWKPVILFHLTFGKKRNNELKSLIPVITQKMLTQQLRELEEEGVILRISYNQVPPKVEYELTDYGWSLKEILHLMCRWGDSHIERKYGGRATVLSNPQLKDVYDI, encoded by the coding sequence ATGAAGAACCATGATAAGATTTACAACACTGCTGTAGAGGCAACTTTGGAGGTAATTGGCGGGAAGTGGAAACCTGTGATTCTCTTTCATCTAACTTTTGGTAAGAAACGTAACAATGAATTGAAAAGCTTGATACCCGTAATTACTCAAAAAATGTTAACGCAGCAACTTCGGGAGCTTGAAGAGGAAGGCGTCATCTTACGCATTTCTTACAATCAGGTTCCACCAAAAGTCGAGTATGAGTTGACAGACTATGGATGGAGTCTAAAGGAGATCCTGCATCTGATGTGTAGGTGGGGGGATTCGCATATAGAGAGAAAGTATGGAGGAAGGGCTACTGTACTTTCCAATCCACAGCTTAAAGACGTATATGATATATAA
- a CDS encoding GNAT family N-acetyltransferase, with the protein MNIIRASEAERNIRNEMSTIFVDGFYQWLKYFSKDKAKLYKTFAHMFNIEVFYTAVVDDNIAAIAACSTKNIPSVRLKYSEFRKHLGLFMGSIAYVILKKEFEKKPYPFQISENMGAIEFVATSVNYRGHGVATELLKSIMDSTSYHEYVLEVADTNTNAINLYEKLDFAEFMSIPQKHSEKSGVNNLVYMKNEKMKEVESREPIL; encoded by the coding sequence ATGAATATTATTCGTGCTAGTGAAGCAGAAAGAAATATAAGAAATGAGATGAGTACAATCTTTGTAGACGGCTTCTATCAATGGCTGAAATATTTTTCAAAGGATAAAGCTAAACTTTACAAGACATTTGCCCATATGTTTAATATAGAGGTCTTCTATACGGCTGTAGTTGACGATAATATTGCGGCTATAGCTGCCTGCTCTACAAAAAATATACCTTCAGTGAGATTGAAATATAGTGAATTTAGAAAGCATCTTGGCTTATTCATGGGAAGTATTGCTTATGTAATTCTCAAAAAAGAATTTGAGAAAAAGCCATATCCCTTTCAAATTTCTGAAAATATGGGTGCAATAGAGTTTGTGGCGACGTCGGTAAATTATAGAGGACATGGTGTGGCGACTGAACTGCTAAAATCGATAATGGATTCAACTTCATACCACGAATATGTTTTAGAGGTAGCAGATACCAACACAAATGCCATTAATCTTTATGAAAAACTGGATTTTGCAGAGTTCATGAGTATACCTCAAAAGCACAGTGAAAAAAGCGGCGTCAATAATCTTGTCTATATGAAGAATGAGAAGATGAAAGAAGTTGAGTCCCGGGAGCCTATCCTCTGA
- a CDS encoding dihydrofolate reductase family protein: protein MSNNVRPRRIILDLAVTLDGFIEGKNGEVDWCIMDSEMGFINFLNQIDTILYGRKSYDLWGQFTPELEDTDTEKEIWELVHSKEKYVFSRTQKGTDNKSTFINENILEEVNKLKNKPGRDIWLYGGASLITTFINLGLVDEFRLSVHPVILGEGKPLFIDIKQRVNLKIVNTKTFSSGVVQLIYHLKGN, encoded by the coding sequence ATGTCCAATAATGTAAGACCAAGAAGAATAATTTTAGATTTAGCAGTTACTTTAGATGGTTTTATAGAAGGGAAAAATGGGGAAGTTGATTGGTGCATAATGGACTCTGAGATGGGGTTTATTAATTTCTTAAATCAAATTGATACTATTTTATATGGAAGAAAAAGCTACGATTTATGGGGACAATTTACTCCAGAACTTGAAGATACTGATACAGAAAAAGAAATTTGGGAATTAGTTCATAGTAAAGAAAAATATGTGTTTTCCAGAACGCAAAAAGGAACTGATAATAAATCCACATTCATAAATGAAAATATTCTTGAAGAAGTAAATAAATTAAAGAATAAGCCTGGTAGAGACATCTGGCTATATGGTGGAGCAAGTCTTATTACAACTTTTATCAATTTAGGACTTGTTGATGAATTTAGATTATCTGTTCACCCTGTTATTTTGGGAGAAGGAAAACCGTTGTTTATTGATATAAAACAGAGGGTGAATTTAAAAATAGTTAATACAAAAACGTTCTCCTCTGGCGTTGTGCAACTAATCTATCATTTGAAAGGGAATTAA
- a CDS encoding SDR family NAD(P)-dependent oxidoreductase, with translation MKKNNYALVTGASRGIGKAVAIQLANDGFNILLHYNQNIEKANELKKEIELSGRQVKLIQGDFNSSEGIELFIEKTKKLLNEENVLLHTIVHNAGHATSNGFGEVDYDEFNRLFNANVKAPYFITQSLIGFIEFNGRIINLSSGVTRIAFPHMLVYSMTKGAINTMTFTLAKELGEKGITVNSVMPGIINTDSTASWLHTEEGQKSAKNMSALKREGQPEEIANVVSFLASEKASFITGHNMDVTGGSHL, from the coding sequence GTGAAGAAAAATAATTATGCATTAGTGACGGGGGCATCTAGAGGAATAGGGAAGGCAGTCGCAATCCAACTTGCAAATGATGGATTTAATATATTATTGCATTATAATCAAAACATTGAAAAAGCGAATGAGCTAAAAAAAGAAATTGAGTTAAGTGGTAGACAAGTGAAATTAATTCAAGGCGATTTTAATTCCAGTGAAGGAATTGAATTATTTATTGAAAAAACGAAAAAATTGTTAAATGAAGAGAATGTATTACTGCATACAATCGTTCATAATGCAGGACATGCTACTTCAAATGGATTTGGCGAAGTGGATTATGATGAGTTCAATCGACTATTTAATGCGAATGTGAAAGCGCCATATTTTATTACACAATCATTAATCGGATTTATAGAATTCAATGGTAGAATAATCAACCTTTCATCAGGTGTGACACGTATCGCATTTCCACATATGTTGGTATATAGTATGACAAAAGGTGCTATTAATACGATGACATTCACACTAGCAAAAGAGTTAGGTGAAAAAGGAATTACGGTCAATTCTGTAATGCCGGGAATTATTAATACCGATTCAACTGCTAGCTGGCTACACACCGAGGAAGGCCAGAAGAGTGCAAAGAATATGAGCGCTTTAAAAAGAGAGGGTCAACCTGAAGAGATTGCAAATGTTGTTTCATTTCTAGCGAGTGAAAAAGCAAGTTTTATAACTGGTCACAATATGGATGTAACTGGTGGAAGTCATTTGTAA
- a CDS encoding O-methyltransferase, whose product MGFEAFFYNHSTHDKENYSNYHDISLRLANLGALIIGIMFYSVDKVYDSSKVDVRSENMCAFNQSMADDLNLESIILPVGQGLSIGRVKG is encoded by the coding sequence ATTGGGTTTGAGGCGTTTTTTTATAACCACAGTACCCATGATAAGGAAAATTATTCGAACTACCATGATATATCCTTACGTTTAGCGAATCTGGGTGCACTCATTATTGGGATAATGTTTTACAGCGTCGACAAGGTATATGACAGTTCAAAAGTTGATGTACGATCTGAAAACATGTGTGCATTTAACCAAAGTATGGCGGATGATCTTAATTTGGAATCTATTATTTTGCCAGTTGGACAAGGGTTATCAATTGGTCGTGTGAAGGGATAG